The DNA sequence CGTACGCAGGACGATGTCCTCCGCCACGTACGTCTCGGTGAACTGGACGGCCTGAGCGGTCGTCGCGGCGGCTGAACCGGCAACCGTGGCGATGGGACACCTCCTGCGACAGGGGGTTTGCGGACGAGGCTGGATAGAGCCTAGATCCGGTGGTGAAGGATTGGCAGTCAGGACATGGGCGGTCGGCGTTGCCGTGCGGGATCCGTCGACCGGCCCTCGAGCATCCGTGTAATCCTGGAGACGGGCCGGGGCCCTCCGGAGCGTTCCGCCGCCGGCGTGGCGCACCGGGCTCCGGGGATGGGACTGGGAGGCACCAACGTGACCGACGGCTGGAACTGGCGCCAGCCTGACGGGAACGCGACTTCGGCATACCCGCCGTCGCCGCCGCCGTCAGCGAACCCGAGCGGTGCGGCGGGCGCGAACTCCTCGCCCTGGTGGTCCGACGCCCTGCACGACCCGTGGCGCGACCCGAACGCACCGACGGCGATCGTCGTGAATCCCGTACCGGCCCCCGGCACACCCACCCCCGAGCCGGTCGTCGACCCGGACGCGCCACGGCCGCGTGGCCTCGGCCGGGTCATGCTGGTCTCGCTGGTCACCGCGCTGCTCGCCGGCATGCTCGGCGGGGCGATCGGTTACGTCGCCGCCGTCCGCGGCGGCCTCGGCGGCGCCGGTACGGTGCTCGGCGCCCCCGGCGGCGGCGAGGCGCCGGCCGCCGCCCAGCGGCCACCCGAGTCACTGGCCGGTGTCGCCGAACGGCTGCTGCCCAGCGTGGTGACCGTACAGGCCAGGACCGGGCGGGGCGTCAGCGCCGGATCGGGGTTCGTCGCCACCGCCGACGGCTACGTCATCACCAACGACCACGTGGTCGAGGGCAGCACCGGCCCGGCCACGGTCGTCTTCAACGACGGCAGTACGGCCAGCGGCCCGGTCGTCGGGCAGGACCCCGAATCCGACATCGCCGTGATCAAGATCGACCGGAGCGGGCTCGTGCCGGTCGAGTTCGGCGACTCCGACGCCCTCGCGGTCGGTGATCCGGTGATCGCCATCGGTTCGCCGCTGTCGCTGGCCAACACGGTCACCGCCGGCATCGTCAGCGCCCTCGACCGGACCCTTCAGGCCGGTGAGCCCGGCGGTCAGGTGCGCTACTACGCGGCGATCCAGACCGACGCGGCGGTGAACCAGGGCAACTCCGGCGGTCCACTGATCGACTCCGCCGGCAGGGTGGTCGGTGTCAACTCGGTGATCAAGTCGCTGGCCGCCGACGAGGAGACGGCCGGCAACATCGGACTCGCCTTCGCCATCCCGATCAACCAGGCCAAGCGCGTCGCGCAGGACATCATCGACACCGGCAAGCCACGCCGTACCGTGATCGGCGCCCAGGTCGGCGGCGGCCGGGCACCCGGCGGTGCCGGCGGCGTACGACTGTCGTCCGTCGAACCCGGCGGGCCGGCCGAAGGCGCCGGGCTGCGCGCCGGCGACGTCGTGCTCAAGCTCGACGGGCGCCCGCTGGCCGAGGCGACCGATCTGATCGCCCTGGTACGCAAGTACGCGCCCGGCTCCGTCGTCACCGTCGAGTACCGGCGCGGCACCGCCCAGCAGACCGCATCCGTGACGCTGGCGGCCGACGTCAAGTAACGACCGTTCACCCCCTGCCGGACCGGGGGTGACGTGCGTACTCTGGCCGGAGCGACGAGGGAGGCGGGACCGTGTTCGAGAACCTGAACTGGTGGGAGATCGGGGGCCTGCTGCTACTCGCCCTGTTGATCTTCGGTGACCGGCTGCCCAACGTCATCAACGACGGCCTGCGCATGCTGCGCAACCTCCGCCAGATGGCCACCAACGCCACCGGCGACCTCAGCCGCGAACTGGGCACCGACATCAAGCTCGAAGACCTCCACCCGAAGGCGTTCATCCGCAAGCACGTGCTCAGCGAGGAAGACGAGGCGCTGCTGCGCAAGCCGCTCCAGTCGGCCTACGAGAACGTCCGGTCCGATCTGACCGGCGTACACAACGAGCTCAAGGACGTCGCCAGCGCCGCCGACCTGAAGAACTCGGTCACCAGCCTCGAAAAGCCGAGGCTCACCAAGACGGCGGGCACTGCCCAAGCCAACGGCGCGGCGCCGACTCCGGCCCCCGCCCCCCGGACATTCGACGTAGACGCCACGTGATTGATTGGTCCTCGCTCCGCGAGGACGGCTCGCTCCGCTTCGCGCCGCCCCATGCACCGTCTTCGCCCTGCGGGCATGACGGCTTCGCCGCATGTCCTCAGGCTCCAGACGGTGCGGCGGCGCTCGGTCGACTCGCGACGTGAGCCACGGTCACACCTGTCCGCCGATTGCTTCGCCAGAGCGCTGCGGGCCGTACCCGGTCGCCCGGTCGGGGATGACCGCCACGCGGATGGTCGCCCGGTCGGGAATCACCACGCGGATGGTCGCCCGGTCGGGAATCACCACGCGGATGGTCGGCCGGTCGGGGATGGCCGTGCGGATGGTCGCCCGGTCGGGAATCACCGTGCGGATGGTCGGCCGGTCGGGGATGGCCGACGCGCCGGCCAGCGCCGGGCTTGTCGGGACTCCCGGTCGTGCCCGTTGTTGATCTGGGGCGCCAGCCACCTTATCCCGCACGGATTAGGTGGTTTCCGCTCAGATCAACAACGGCACCCCTGCGAACAGCCGGAACAAACTGCACATTTGGTGACCGCCCGCCTGTCGGTAGACGGTGCGCGCACCCGCCGATGGCCAGGCAAGCAACCCAGCGGGGTCCTTCGACCGCAAACGACGACAGGCCGAAACAGGCCGGCGAAGCAAGCAACGGACAGGTGTGACCGTGCCCCACGTCGCGAGTCGACCGAGCGCCGCCGCACCGTCTGGAGCCCGAGGACCGCGCCGCGAAGCGGTCGCGGCCCGCAGGGCGAAGACGGTGCATAGGGCGGCGCGACGCGGAGCGAGCCAGCCCCGCCGGAGGCGGGGCCAGCAAACACAGCAAACACAGCCAGCCAAACTCAGTTCGGTCGTAGGCCCAGGGGCTTGCCGACCAGGGATTCGCGGCGTACAGCGAGCCGGTCGGCGACTGCCTGCAGGGCCACCGAGGCGGGTGCGGTCGGCTCGGCGAGCACGATCGGCGTACCGGCGTCACCGGCCTCGCGTACCCGGGTGTCGAGCGGGATCTGGCCGAGCAGCGGGACCTGGGCGCCGACGACGCGGGTCAGCGAGTCGGCGACGGTGGCTCCGCCGCCGGTGCCGAAGACCTCCATGCGGGTGCCGTCGGGCAGTTCGAGCCAGGACATGTTCTCGACGACGCCGACGAGGCGCTGGTGGGTCTGCAGCGCGATCGCGCCGGCGCGTTCGGCGACTTCGGCGGCGGCGGCCTGCGGGGTGGTGACGACGAGGATCTCGGCGTTGGGCAGGAGTTGGGCCAGGGAGATGGCGACGTCGCCGGTGCCGGGGGGCAGGTCGAGCAGGAGTACGTCGAGGTCGCCCCAGTAGACGTCGGCGAGGAACTGCTGGAGGGCGCGGTGCAGCATGGGGCCGCGCCAGACGACGGCGGCGTTGCCGGCGGTGAACATGCCGATGGAGATCACCTTCACGCCGTGCGCCTGCGGCGGCATGATCATGTCTTCGACCCGGGTGGGGCGGCCGTCGGCGCCCAGCATGCGGGGTACGGAGTGGCCGTAGATGTCGGCGTCGACGACTCCGACGGCCAGGCCGCGGGCGGCGAGCGCGGCGGCGAGGTTGACGGTGACGCTGGACTTGCCGACCCCGCCCTTGCCGCTGGCGACCGCGTAGACGCGGGTGCGGGAGCCGGGCTGGGCGAACGGGATGACCGGTTCTTCGGTGGCGCCGCCGCCACGGAGCCTGGCCTGCAGCGACTGGCGCTGTTCGGGGCTCATCACGCCGAACTCGATCTCGACCCGTTCGACGCCGGGTACGGCGCCGACGGCGGCGGTGATGTCGGTACGCAGCTTGTCCTTGAGCGGGCAGCCGGCGACGGTGAGCAGCAGTTCGACCCGTACGACGCCCTCGTCGTCGATCACCGCTGATCGGACCATGCCGAGTTCGGTGATCGGGCGGCGGATCTCCGGGTCGTCGACGGTGGCGAGGGCGGCCTGGATGGCTTCCTCGACGGTGCTCACGGGTGCAGACATGCGGCCATGTTACGTCGGGTGACGGCGGGGTCCGGCGGCTGCGGTGGGCGGGTGTGATGTACGCCGATGGCCGGCCGGTGCGGCATTATAGGCAGCTCGTCCGTCCTGGGCGGCTCTTTGTAGATTGTGGTTTTCAGGCTGGACGCCGTACCCGACCTGGTGCAACGATCGTTGAAGACCGCCGCGCGCCCCGCCCCTTGGGGCGCGCGGCGCCGGTCTTTCCGGACGCGGTCTTTCGGGCGCCGTACCTTTGCGGTTCAGCGGTTGCCGAGGTCGTCGTACGGCTCTTCGAACCCGTTGCGGTCGCCCCGCGGCCCGGTCCCGCGCAACTCCCGGTGCTGCTGGATGCGTTCCAGCCGCTGCCGGCGCTGGGCCTGGTCGTCGAGTTCCTCGGCGAGCCGGCTCAGCTCCGAACGCAGGAAGTCGCGGGTGGCGACCTCACCCATGGCGATACGCAACGACGCGATCTCCCGGGACAGGTATTCGGTGTCCGCCTTCTGCATGGCGGCGCGCCGCCGATCCTCGTCCTGCGCCACCCGGTCCCGGTCCGCCTGGCGGTTCTGGGCGAGCAGGATCAACGGCGCCGCGTACGACGCCTGAAGCGACAGGACCAGGGTCAGGAACGTGAACGTGTACGGGTCGAAGCGCAGTGTCGGTGGGGCCAGCACGTTCCAGCCGATCCAGAGCAGGATCACCACGGTCATGTAGACCAGGAACTTCGCCGTCCCCATGAACCGGGCGATGCCCTCCGACCAGGCACCGAACGCTTCCGGGTCGAACCGGGGCAGGGTGATGCGGTTGCGTTCGCGCGGCTGGTCGAGCCGCTGCGCCCGGCGGGGCTCAGCCATCGGCCCGGCCTTCGGCGGTCGCGGTGGCGGCGGGGCGCGCGCCGGGGGTGGGCGCGTCCCGGTCGCGCCAGTCGGCGGGCAGCGAGTGGTCGAGTACGTCGTCGACGGTGACCGCCCCGACCAGCCGGTTGGCGGCGTCGACGACCGGCATCGCGACCAGGTCGTAGGTGGCCATCCGGCGGGTGATCTCGGGAAGCGGCGTGGACGGCTGCAAGGGGTCGATGCCGTTGTCGACCACGCCGCCGAGCATTTCGGCCGGCGGTTCGCGCAACAGGCGCTGGAAGTGCACGACGCCGAGGTATTTGCCGGTGGGGGTGGCCATCGGGGCGCGGGCGACGAAGACCTGCGCGGCGACCGCCGGCGGGAGCTGGGGTTCGCGGATGCGGGCCAGGGCCTCGGCGACCGTGGCGTCGGGGGTGAGGATGACCGGTTCGGAGGTCATCACGCTGCCGGCCGTACCCGGTTTGTACTTCAGCAGTTGCCGGACGGGGTCGGCCTCGTCGGGTTCCATCAGGTCGAGCAGCACCTCCTGCTCCGGCGGCGGAAGCTCGCCCAGCAGGTCGGCGGCGTCGTCGGGGTCCATCTCCTCCAGTACGTCGGCGGCCCGTTCCCGGCCCAGCGCGGTGAGGATCTCCACCTGGTCGTGTTCGGGCAGCTCGCCGAGTACGTCGGCCAGCCGCTCGTCGTCGAGGGCCGCCGCGACCTCGTTGCGCCGCCCGTCGGGCAGGTCCTGCAGCGCGTTGGCGAGGTCGGCCGGGCGCATCTGGTCGAGCACCGCCAGCAGGTTGGCGGTGCCCCTGGTGTCGGGTACGCCGATGAGCCCGCGGACCCGGTCCCAGTCGAGTTGCTGGAGTTGGCCGCGGCGGCC is a window from the Polymorphospora rubra genome containing:
- a CDS encoding Mrp/NBP35 family ATP-binding protein — protein: MSAPVSTVEEAIQAALATVDDPEIRRPITELGMVRSAVIDDEGVVRVELLLTVAGCPLKDKLRTDITAAVGAVPGVERVEIEFGVMSPEQRQSLQARLRGGGATEEPVIPFAQPGSRTRVYAVASGKGGVGKSSVTVNLAAALAARGLAVGVVDADIYGHSVPRMLGADGRPTRVEDMIMPPQAHGVKVISIGMFTAGNAAVVWRGPMLHRALQQFLADVYWGDLDVLLLDLPPGTGDVAISLAQLLPNAEILVVTTPQAAAAEVAERAGAIALQTHQRLVGVVENMSWLELPDGTRMEVFGTGGGATVADSLTRVVGAQVPLLGQIPLDTRVREAGDAGTPIVLAEPTAPASVALQAVADRLAVRRESLVGKPLGLRPN
- a CDS encoding DUF1003 domain-containing protein codes for the protein MAEPRRAQRLDQPRERNRITLPRFDPEAFGAWSEGIARFMGTAKFLVYMTVVILLWIGWNVLAPPTLRFDPYTFTFLTLVLSLQASYAAPLILLAQNRQADRDRVAQDEDRRRAAMQKADTEYLSREIASLRIAMGEVATRDFLRSELSRLAEELDDQAQRRQRLERIQQHRELRGTGPRGDRNGFEEPYDDLGNR
- a CDS encoding S1C family serine protease, translated to MGGTNVTDGWNWRQPDGNATSAYPPSPPPSANPSGAAGANSSPWWSDALHDPWRDPNAPTAIVVNPVPAPGTPTPEPVVDPDAPRPRGLGRVMLVSLVTALLAGMLGGAIGYVAAVRGGLGGAGTVLGAPGGGEAPAAAQRPPESLAGVAERLLPSVVTVQARTGRGVSAGSGFVATADGYVITNDHVVEGSTGPATVVFNDGSTASGPVVGQDPESDIAVIKIDRSGLVPVEFGDSDALAVGDPVIAIGSPLSLANTVTAGIVSALDRTLQAGEPGGQVRYYAAIQTDAAVNQGNSGGPLIDSAGRVVGVNSVIKSLAADEETAGNIGLAFAIPINQAKRVAQDIIDTGKPRRTVIGAQVGGGRAPGGAGGVRLSSVEPGGPAEGAGLRAGDVVLKLDGRPLAEATDLIALVRKYAPGSVVTVEYRRGTAQQTASVTLAADVK
- a CDS encoding magnesium transporter MgtE N-terminal domain-containing protein, which translates into the protein MTIGNRVYIARLAGLAVFDPNGDQVGRVRDAVARLRTTSRPPQVVGLVAEMPMRRRIFLPINRITSIDSDAVVLNTGTLNLRRFEKRPNELLVLEDLLDRRVTMEPAERPGVVVDVAMESNRTGEWSLTRLAVRGQTGRLGRRGQLQQLDWDRVRGLIGVPDTRGTANLLAVLDQMRPADLANALQDLPDGRRNEVAAALDDERLADVLGELPEHDQVEILTALGRERAADVLEEMDPDDAADLLGELPPPEQEVLLDLMEPDEADPVRQLLKYKPGTAGSVMTSEPVILTPDATVAEALARIREPQLPPAVAAQVFVARAPMATPTGKYLGVVHFQRLLREPPAEMLGGVVDNGIDPLQPSTPLPEITRRMATYDLVAMPVVDAANRLVGAVTVDDVLDHSLPADWRDRDAPTPGARPAATATAEGRADG
- a CDS encoding preprotein translocase subunit TatB, whose amino-acid sequence is MFENLNWWEIGGLLLLALLIFGDRLPNVINDGLRMLRNLRQMATNATGDLSRELGTDIKLEDLHPKAFIRKHVLSEEDEALLRKPLQSAYENVRSDLTGVHNELKDVASAADLKNSVTSLEKPRLTKTAGTAQANGAAPTPAPAPRTFDVDAT